The following are encoded together in the Anaerostipes caccae L1-92 genome:
- the hxlB gene encoding 6-phospho-3-hexuloisomerase: MEYKDFKELIMGELDQSLAAVDGQEVRALTEMVLHSEKIFVTGVGRVFMMMEAFAKRLNHLGIDAFCVGDVNEPAITEKDVLIAGSGSGESLIPLGLVKKAKQFGASVIHIGSNADSSMAPYEDLFVRIPCRTKLALPDEIESAQIMSSLFEQSLLLLLDAAALMIMQEKEIDDVDSLWEKHANLE; encoded by the coding sequence GTGGAATATAAAGATTTTAAAGAATTGATTATGGGAGAACTGGACCAGTCACTGGCGGCGGTAGACGGACAGGAGGTCCGGGCGCTGACGGAGATGGTGCTTCATTCGGAAAAGATATTTGTCACAGGCGTCGGGAGAGTCTTTATGATGATGGAGGCTTTTGCTAAAAGGCTGAATCATCTGGGTATCGATGCATTTTGTGTGGGAGATGTGAATGAGCCCGCGATCACCGAGAAAGACGTGTTAATTGCCGGTTCCGGCTCAGGGGAGAGTCTGATTCCCCTGGGGCTTGTGAAAAAGGCAAAACAGTTCGGTGCGTCGGTGATCCATATCGGTTCCAATGCGGATAGCTCCATGGCTCCCTATGAGGATCTGTTCGTGAGGATTCCGTGCAGGACAAAGCTTGCCCTGCCGGACGAGATCGAGTCCGCACAGATCATGAGCAGCCTGTTTGAGCAGAGTCTTCTTCTGCTCTTGGATGCGGCGGCGCTGATGATTATGCAGGAAAAGGAAATTGACGACGTGGATTCTCTGTGGGAGAAGCACGCAAACCTGGAATAG
- a CDS encoding PTS sugar transporter subunit IIB, translated as MEQLLLARVDDRLIHGQVMTAWMKLLPAKEILIADDKVAKDPFMTQVLTMAAPAGVKVKVYSVEEAAKALKDGLKVPSIMLAKTPLTYEKIVDLGAHIPAINIGGMGISGERKTLYKNIAADPQERDAIRKFLDQGIQVKIQVIPADKVVDVAGLL; from the coding sequence ATGGAACAATTATTGCTTGCGAGGGTAGACGACCGGCTGATCCACGGACAGGTGATGACCGCGTGGATGAAGCTTCTGCCTGCAAAAGAAATATTGATTGCAGATGATAAAGTGGCAAAAGACCCATTTATGACACAGGTGCTGACTATGGCGGCTCCGGCCGGGGTAAAGGTGAAAGTTTACTCCGTAGAAGAGGCGGCAAAAGCGCTGAAAGACGGCCTGAAAGTCCCGTCCATTATGCTGGCAAAAACACCGCTTACCTATGAAAAAATTGTAGACCTGGGAGCTCACATCCCTGCAATTAACATCGGAGGCATGGGGATCAGCGGCGAACGAAAGACTTTGTATAAAAATATCGCAGCCGACCCTCAGGAACGGGATGCGATCAGAAAATTTCTGGATCAGGGAATCCAGGTGAAGATCCAGGTAATACCTGCCGACAAGGTTGTGGATGTTGCCGGGCTCTTATAG
- a CDS encoding galactitol-1-phosphate 5-dehydrogenase: MKAMRLHEIGKFTLDEVEVPEPQGREILVKVDACGICGSDIPRVYELGTKVYPVTLGHEYVGTVVSVGNDEDQELIGKTGAVYPVVPCMECPSCRIGQYAQCESYKNLGSRTDGGFAEYCLLPSRKHLVFPENTGVSPEQLALVEPACVALHAIRKGEIKGGDTAVIFGAGPIGILTARWCGMFGIRAVLVEISEEKTEFAREKGLEVISPADGEIPEQIRTMTGGHMADAVIEGTGSSPAWNQAVECLKPFGMLVLLGNPHQDTVLKLDSHSQILRKELRLTGVWNNYYNDLPFNEWQYTADRIADQSLKVDDLITHSADLEHLKELFDQIYNREITICKAVCRP, translated from the coding sequence ATGAAAGCGATGAGACTTCATGAGATAGGGAAATTTACATTGGACGAAGTGGAAGTTCCAGAGCCGCAGGGACGGGAGATTCTCGTGAAAGTGGACGCCTGCGGGATCTGCGGCTCCGACATTCCGAGAGTCTATGAGCTGGGAACAAAGGTTTATCCGGTAACCCTCGGACATGAATACGTGGGCACGGTTGTGAGTGTCGGAAACGATGAGGATCAGGAACTGATTGGTAAAACCGGGGCTGTCTATCCGGTAGTTCCGTGTATGGAATGTCCCAGCTGCCGGATCGGCCAGTATGCTCAGTGTGAGAGCTACAAAAACCTGGGTTCCAGAACAGACGGCGGCTTTGCCGAGTACTGTCTGCTTCCATCTCGGAAACACCTTGTATTTCCTGAAAATACAGGGGTTTCCCCAGAACAGCTGGCACTTGTGGAGCCTGCCTGTGTGGCTCTCCATGCGATCCGCAAGGGGGAGATCAAAGGCGGGGATACGGCAGTGATTTTCGGGGCAGGCCCCATCGGGATCCTGACGGCCCGCTGGTGCGGAATGTTCGGCATTCGGGCCGTATTGGTGGAGATCAGTGAGGAAAAAACAGAGTTTGCCAGGGAAAAAGGGCTGGAAGTCATAAGTCCTGCAGACGGAGAGATACCGGAACAGATCCGGACGATGACCGGAGGACATATGGCGGATGCGGTCATCGAAGGGACTGGAAGTTCTCCGGCATGGAATCAGGCCGTGGAATGTTTAAAGCCTTTTGGTATGCTGGTGCTCCTTGGAAATCCTCATCAGGACACGGTGCTCAAACTTGACAGCCACAGCCAGATACTGAGAAAAGAATTACGGCTTACCGGAGTCTGGAACAATTATTATAATGACCTTCCGTTTAACGAATGGCAGTACACTGCGGACAGGATCGCCGATCAAAGTCTGAAAGTAGACGACCTGATCACCCACAGTGCAGATCTTGAACACTTGAAGGAATTGTTTGACCAGATATATAACAGAGAAATCACTATATGCAAGGCTGTCTGCCGGCCTTAA
- a CDS encoding ElyC/SanA/YdcF family protein produces the protein MDLKKTAENINILADFCGVRDIEELRQNALKEKYGFEKADVLILFGGSIPAGCDTAAAGYLNGAARRLMIVGGEGHTTEFLRQNIHDQCPEIETNGRMEADIMEEYISQKYGIQNILIERTSTNCGNNITNALEVLKNSRVETKNVILMQDAAMQRRMWAGFAKHTPDITAVNFAAYRNKVIVENEKLEFCDKSLWGMWSMEQYITLLMGEIPRLSNDTNGYGPKGCNYIAEVDIPDTVQNAFVELKDIYSENIRTANPKYASPKI, from the coding sequence ATGGATTTGAAAAAAACAGCTGAAAATATAAATATCCTTGCCGACTTCTGCGGAGTAAGAGACATTGAGGAACTGAGGCAAAACGCACTGAAAGAAAAATATGGATTTGAAAAAGCGGATGTTCTCATTTTATTCGGCGGGAGTATTCCAGCGGGCTGTGACACGGCCGCAGCAGGCTATTTGAATGGTGCTGCCCGCAGACTGATGATCGTCGGCGGAGAAGGACATACGACAGAGTTTCTGCGCCAAAACATTCACGATCAATGCCCTGAAATTGAGACGAACGGAAGAATGGAAGCCGACATCATGGAGGAATATATTTCACAAAAATATGGAATTCAGAATATTCTGATCGAACGGACCTCCACAAACTGCGGCAATAATATCACGAACGCACTGGAAGTTCTTAAAAACAGCCGCGTTGAAACAAAAAATGTAATCCTTATGCAGGATGCCGCAATGCAGCGCCGGATGTGGGCAGGTTTTGCCAAACATACACCAGACATCACCGCCGTTAATTTTGCCGCATACCGCAATAAAGTTATCGTAGAGAATGAAAAGCTGGAATTTTGCGACAAATCTCTATGGGGAATGTGGAGCATGGAACAGTACATAACACTCCTTATGGGAGAAATCCCCCGATTGTCCAACGATACAAATGGATATGGACCAAAAGGCTGTAACTATATCGCAGAAGTAGACATCCCTGACACGGTCCAAAACGCCTTTGTAGAATTAAAGGATATCTATTCTGAAAATATACGGACAGCCAACCCCAAATATGCATCCCCTAAAATATAA
- the sdaAB gene encoding L-serine ammonia-lyase, iron-sulfur-dependent subunit beta — MNLYDIMGPVMVGPSSSHTAGAVRIGLISRKLLGEQVQKAEILFHGSFLATGTGHGTDRAVIAGLLGMAQDDLRIPKSFELARKQGMEWTFGRAYLKDVHPNSVKLRLTGESGRNLEIVASSPGGGRVEICQMDGLSTTFSGDIPVLIVHNEDSPGHVAAAASLLADAGINIASMRLSRDQRNGSAVMVLECDQEIPEETVRMIENMKGIQKAASLAGMD, encoded by the coding sequence ATGAATTTATATGATATTATGGGGCCGGTTATGGTAGGCCCGTCCAGTTCCCATACGGCAGGAGCTGTCAGAATCGGCTTGATTTCGAGAAAGCTTTTGGGCGAGCAGGTCCAGAAAGCTGAGATCTTATTTCACGGTTCCTTTTTGGCCACAGGTACCGGACACGGCACAGACCGGGCAGTCATCGCGGGACTTTTGGGAATGGCACAGGATGACCTGAGGATTCCGAAAAGTTTTGAGCTGGCCAGGAAACAGGGAATGGAGTGGACATTTGGGAGAGCATATCTGAAAGATGTTCATCCAAACAGTGTAAAGCTGCGCCTGACAGGGGAAAGCGGAAGAAACCTTGAAATTGTGGCCAGCTCTCCCGGGGGCGGAAGAGTGGAGATCTGTCAGATGGATGGCCTTTCCACGACTTTTTCCGGGGATATCCCTGTACTGATCGTTCACAACGAAGACAGCCCCGGACATGTGGCCGCTGCTGCCTCTCTGCTTGCGGATGCAGGAATAAATATTGCGTCCATGCGGCTTTCCAGGGACCAGAGAAACGGCAGTGCGGTCATGGTGCTGGAGTGTGACCAGGAGATACCGGAAGAAACGGTGAGAATGATTGAGAACATGAAAGGAATTCAAAAAGCCGCCAGTCTGGCGGGTATGGATTGA
- the sdaAA gene encoding L-serine ammonia-lyase, iron-sulfur-dependent, subunit alpha, which produces MGFESMADMEKAAAAGKIPLWKAVMEEDMKERSVSMKETMDKMRERYQAMKQADTDYEENLKSFSGLSGGDGANMQRLVREGEAVSGGFMGMVVTRALKMGESNACMKRIVAAPTAGACGVVPAVFLTYEQFYGIPERTMTEGLFMAAGTGQVIARRASISGAQGGCQAEVGTASAMCAAALTSIRGGSNEQILSAGAFAMKSLLGLVCDPLGGLVEIPCIRRNVTGAVSAVACSDMAMAGILTRVPFDEVIDAMGEIGEMMPGGLKETSQAGLAVTETGKRVALDLAKRNQTPQC; this is translated from the coding sequence ATGGGCTTTGAATCAATGGCAGATATGGAAAAGGCAGCAGCCGCGGGGAAGATTCCTCTTTGGAAAGCGGTCATGGAGGAAGATATGAAAGAGCGCAGTGTTTCCATGAAAGAGACAATGGATAAGATGAGGGAGCGCTATCAAGCCATGAAACAGGCGGATACAGACTATGAGGAAAATTTAAAATCTTTCAGCGGCCTGTCCGGCGGTGACGGAGCAAACATGCAACGTTTGGTCCGGGAAGGAGAAGCCGTTTCCGGCGGCTTCATGGGGATGGTCGTCACAAGAGCATTGAAGATGGGAGAATCCAACGCCTGCATGAAACGGATCGTAGCCGCACCCACGGCAGGAGCCTGCGGCGTGGTGCCGGCAGTCTTTCTGACATATGAACAGTTTTATGGGATACCGGAGAGAACGATGACCGAGGGGCTGTTCATGGCCGCCGGGACCGGTCAGGTCATAGCCCGCAGAGCCAGTATCTCCGGTGCACAGGGAGGCTGTCAGGCGGAGGTCGGGACTGCGTCTGCGATGTGTGCGGCGGCACTGACCTCCATCCGGGGAGGGAGTAATGAACAGATTTTATCGGCAGGAGCATTTGCCATGAAGAGTCTGCTTGGACTGGTCTGTGATCCTCTGGGAGGACTGGTGGAAATACCGTGTATCAGAAGAAATGTAACGGGAGCCGTCAGCGCAGTGGCCTGTTCAGATATGGCGATGGCCGGAATTCTTACGAGAGTGCCCTTTGACGAGGTAATTGATGCCATGGGAGAAATCGGGGAAATGATGCCTGGAGGACTCAAAGAGACAAGTCAGGCGGGACTTGCCGTCACAGAGACTGGGAAAAGGGTCGCTCTCGATCTGGCCAAGAGGAATCAGACGCCCCAATGTTAA
- a CDS encoding tagatose bisphosphate family class II aldolase translates to MSKMVSTRHMLLDAQEKRYAVPAFNIHNLETIQVVAETSAKLGSPIILAGTPGTFSYANRDYLQAIVETTAKKYNVPVALHLDHHEEFDAIKESIDLGTKSVMIDASSLPYEENIEKVKKVVAYAHLHDVTVEGELGRLGGREDDLVVDEKDSMYTNPAQAADYVARTGIDSLAVAIGTAHGLYKEEPKLDFDRLAEISEEVSVPLVLHGASGVPGDAVRRAIELGICKVNIATELKIPYSQELRKTLVENPEANDPRIYTKEAKEAMAAVVEEKIRMCNSQNRY, encoded by the coding sequence ATGAGTAAGATGGTATCAACCAGACATATGTTATTAGATGCACAGGAAAAACGATATGCCGTGCCGGCATTTAACATTCACAACTTAGAGACGATCCAGGTCGTGGCAGAGACTTCTGCAAAGCTTGGCTCTCCGATCATTCTGGCAGGTACTCCGGGCACATTTTCTTATGCAAACCGTGATTATCTTCAGGCGATCGTCGAGACAACTGCTAAAAAATATAATGTTCCGGTGGCACTTCACCTGGACCACCACGAAGAATTTGACGCCATTAAAGAATCTATTGACCTGGGCACAAAATCTGTAATGATTGATGCTTCCAGCCTTCCATATGAAGAAAATATAGAAAAAGTAAAAAAAGTCGTGGCCTATGCTCATCTCCACGACGTTACCGTAGAGGGAGAGCTCGGACGTTTAGGCGGACGCGAGGATGATCTCGTAGTAGACGAAAAAGACTCCATGTACACAAATCCTGCACAGGCTGCCGACTATGTGGCCCGCACAGGCATTGACTCTCTGGCCGTAGCCATCGGTACTGCCCACGGTTTATATAAAGAAGAACCGAAGCTTGACTTTGACCGTCTGGCAGAGATTAGTGAGGAAGTATCTGTACCGCTTGTGCTCCACGGCGCATCCGGTGTCCCGGGCGACGCTGTGAGGCGTGCCATTGAGCTTGGAATCTGTAAAGTCAACATTGCTACAGAATTAAAAATTCCTTATTCTCAGGAACTGAGAAAAACTTTGGTTGAAAATCCTGAAGCCAACGATCCAAGGATTTATACAAAGGAAGCAAAAGAAGCAATGGCAGCTGTTGTAGAAGAAAAAATCAGGATGTGCAACAGCCAGAACCGTTACTAA
- a CDS encoding MurR/RpiR family transcriptional regulator encodes MIIEINSKIAENLSKTELGVVNYINDNEDKLSELSIVDIAFETFSSPATVSRAIRKCGINGFNELRYKLTAKTENTEVKDLNEIMNKSLIEATSVIEHMSIPNVLNILHTMKDAKRVLIFSRGPTHLVAQELSMKLQVLDFFVVDVEDPQIMRIMSKNLQEDEVVIILSLNGETKELIESARNAKLRGCKVITLCCSSSSELFEYSDYTWLGYKHSHIAIRNYEVTSRLPLYIMCRILVDFLVENIEHRD; translated from the coding sequence ATGATTATTGAGATAAACAGCAAGATTGCCGAAAATCTTTCCAAGACCGAATTGGGAGTTGTCAATTATATTAATGACAATGAAGACAAGCTCTCAGAACTGTCCATCGTAGATATTGCATTTGAAACATTTTCTTCCCCGGCAACTGTGTCCAGAGCCATCCGTAAATGCGGGATCAATGGGTTTAACGAGCTTCGGTATAAATTAACGGCGAAGACGGAAAATACAGAAGTGAAAGACTTGAATGAAATCATGAACAAGTCTCTGATTGAGGCGACTTCCGTGATTGAGCACATGTCTATTCCAAATGTGCTGAATATTCTGCACACCATGAAGGATGCAAAGAGGGTCCTGATATTCTCCAGGGGACCGACACACCTGGTGGCACAGGAACTGAGCATGAAGCTTCAGGTACTGGACTTTTTTGTGGTGGATGTGGAAGACCCGCAGATTATGAGAATTATGTCGAAGAATCTTCAGGAAGACGAAGTCGTAATCATTTTATCTCTGAACGGAGAGACGAAGGAATTGATCGAGTCGGCGAGAAATGCAAAGCTTCGGGGCTGCAAAGTGATCACTCTGTGCTGCAGCAGCTCCAGTGAATTGTTTGAGTATTCGGACTATACATGGCTTGGGTATAAACATTCCCATATTGCGATCAGAAACTATGAGGTGACATCCAGGCTTCCGCTGTATATCATGTGCAGAATTTTGGTGGATTTCCTGGTAGAAAATATTGAACACAGGGATTAG
- the pfkB gene encoding 1-phosphofructokinase has product MIYTLTTNPAIDMNISTKGMERAKVNRTFDTVYTPNGKGVNVTLTLKHYGVDSTVTGFFGGFSGKYIVEELEKRQVPVKPVWVDDTTRINIFLNDGEGEFKFVNSGSFVGRDQQDEMLHLFETAEDLSCLVISGSLPPGIEPSFYESILSICKKRGVDVVLDISSPKLKDLLKYEPLLIKPNDEEIEEIFGIKIKNEEDILHVLTFLKEQGARNVLLTLGSKGAYFSNGEDVYYSSSQPVKLLSSACAGDAALASFLSLWLGHPENVEDALKRSAATGANVAESNALGDFAKVDTYFHNIKIRKVEK; this is encoded by the coding sequence ATGATTTATACCTTAACTACAAATCCTGCCATCGATATGAACATATCCACAAAAGGAATGGAACGTGCCAAGGTAAACCGTACATTCGATACGGTTTACACACCCAATGGAAAAGGTGTCAATGTGACTCTTACATTGAAACATTATGGGGTGGATTCCACGGTAACCGGATTTTTTGGAGGATTTTCGGGAAAATATATTGTAGAGGAACTGGAAAAGAGACAGGTTCCGGTGAAACCGGTCTGGGTTGATGACACGACAAGGATCAATATATTTTTGAATGATGGAGAGGGAGAATTCAAATTTGTCAACAGCGGGTCCTTCGTGGGGAGAGATCAGCAGGACGAGATGCTGCATCTGTTTGAGACGGCCGAAGATTTGAGCTGTCTGGTGATCAGCGGCAGTCTTCCGCCCGGAATCGAACCGAGTTTTTATGAAAGCATTTTATCCATATGCAAAAAGAGGGGCGTCGATGTTGTACTCGACATCAGTTCTCCGAAACTAAAAGACTTATTGAAATACGAACCTTTGCTGATCAAACCCAATGACGAAGAGATCGAAGAAATCTTCGGAATTAAAATTAAGAACGAGGAAGATATCCTTCATGTTCTTACCTTCCTGAAAGAACAGGGAGCAAGAAATGTACTGCTGACGCTCGGAAGCAAGGGAGCATATTTCAGCAACGGAGAAGATGTTTACTATTCATCTTCCCAGCCGGTTAAGTTATTAAGCTCGGCGTGTGCGGGAGATGCCGCACTGGCAAGCTTTTTAAGCCTTTGGCTTGGTCATCCGGAAAATGTTGAGGATGCATTGAAGCGTTCTGCTGCCACAGGGGCAAACGTGGCGGAGAGCAACGCGCTCGGTGATTTTGCCAAAGTAGATACTTACTTTCACAACATCAAAATAAGA